A single genomic interval of Nonomuraea rubra harbors:
- a CDS encoding cation diffusion facilitator family transporter codes for MSDQHDPADDDHGHGHGHGHEHGHGHAKAGIRGVLGRIGHAIAPHSHDTSDKTDSALEASDRGMRVLAVSFAALMVTAAVQAVIVAASGSVALLGDTLHNFADALTAVPLAIAFSLGRRAANRRFTYGYGRAEDLAGIVIVLLITASAALAGYEAVRRLLDPQEIRAVGWVAAAAVIGFAGNEWVARYRIKVGREIGSAALVADGLHARTDGFTSLAVLLGAGGAALGFPVADPIVGLLITVAIGFVLRDAAREIYHRLMDAVDPALVDDAERILATVDGVRRVESVRLRWIGHALHAEVEILVDHDMSVVAAHKVAVEAEHRLIHDLPRLRAATVHTDPDGPDGADHHASLTAHRGP; via the coding sequence ATGTCCGACCAGCACGATCCCGCCGACGACGACCATGGGCACGGGCACGGGCATGGGCACGAGCACGGGCACGGGCATGCGAAGGCCGGGATCAGGGGCGTGCTGGGCAGGATCGGCCACGCCATCGCCCCGCACAGCCACGACACCTCCGACAAGACCGACAGTGCCCTGGAGGCCAGCGACCGGGGGATGCGCGTGCTGGCCGTCTCGTTCGCCGCGCTCATGGTCACCGCCGCCGTCCAGGCCGTCATCGTCGCCGCCTCCGGCTCCGTCGCGCTGCTCGGCGACACGCTGCACAACTTCGCCGACGCCCTCACCGCCGTGCCGCTGGCCATCGCGTTCTCGCTCGGCCGCCGCGCCGCCAACCGCCGCTTCACCTACGGGTACGGCCGCGCGGAGGACCTGGCCGGCATCGTCATCGTGCTGCTCATCACCGCCTCTGCGGCCCTGGCCGGGTACGAGGCCGTCCGGCGGCTGCTCGACCCGCAGGAGATCAGGGCCGTGGGCTGGGTGGCCGCGGCGGCGGTGATCGGGTTCGCCGGGAACGAGTGGGTGGCCCGCTACCGCATCAAGGTCGGCAGGGAGATCGGCTCGGCCGCGCTGGTGGCCGACGGACTGCACGCCAGGACCGACGGATTCACCTCGCTGGCCGTGCTCCTCGGCGCGGGCGGCGCCGCGCTCGGCTTCCCCGTGGCCGACCCCATCGTCGGCCTGCTCATCACGGTCGCCATCGGGTTCGTCCTGCGTGACGCGGCGCGCGAGATCTACCACCGGCTCATGGACGCCGTCGATCCCGCGCTCGTGGACGACGCCGAGCGCATCCTGGCCACGGTGGACGGGGTGCGGCGGGTGGAGTCCGTACGGCTGCGGTGGATCGGCCACGCGCTGCACGCAGAAGTGGAGATCCTCGTCGATCACGACATGTCCGTCGTGGCGGCGCACAAGGTGGCCGTCGAGGCCGAGCACCGCCTCATCCATGACCTGCCCCGGCTGCGCGCGGCCACCGTCCACACGGACCCGGACGGCCCCGACGGCGCCGACCACCACGCCAGCCTCACCGCCCACCGCGGCCCCTGA
- a CDS encoding MaoC family dehydratase → MTVHEPAIGRYYEDFTVGDVYQHPMGRTISEADNTWFTLLTMNTNQNHFNAHLAAKSPTGRIIVNSGLTVAIVLGLSVIDVSQTAIMNLGWEEIKLTHPVFVGDTLYAESKVTAKRESRSRPYAGIVTCYTRGLNQDGDEIMSWTRTVMVYRRDAPHDKGYFPQARTGPL, encoded by the coding sequence GTGACCGTGCACGAGCCCGCCATCGGCCGCTACTACGAGGACTTCACCGTCGGCGACGTCTACCAGCACCCCATGGGCCGCACGATCAGCGAGGCAGACAACACCTGGTTCACGCTCCTGACCATGAACACGAACCAGAACCACTTCAACGCCCACCTGGCCGCGAAGTCGCCGACCGGCAGGATCATCGTGAACTCCGGGCTGACCGTGGCCATCGTGCTGGGCCTGTCCGTCATCGACGTCAGCCAGACCGCGATCATGAACCTGGGCTGGGAGGAGATCAAGCTCACCCACCCGGTGTTCGTGGGCGACACGCTGTACGCCGAGTCGAAGGTGACCGCGAAACGGGAGTCGAGGTCCCGCCCGTACGCCGGCATCGTCACCTGCTACACCCGCGGGCTCAACCAGGACGGCGACGAGATCATGTCCTGGACGCGGACCGTCATGGTCTACCGGCGCGACGCCCCGCACGACAAGGGTTACTTCCCCCAGGCCAGGACCGGCCCGCTCTGA
- a CDS encoding CysS/YqeB C-terminal domain-containing protein: protein MPGLLVLMGSGETSPTMVEIHRAAARTLRAGARAVLLDTPYAFQENRADISARARGYFARSVGLDVEVAPAITGADWVFSGPGSPTYALDRWAGSGVAGDLRARIRARTGVTVLASAAACTAGLATVPVYEIYKVGAEPHWREGVDLLEPLGLRAVLIPHFDNAEGGTHDTRYCYLGERRLSRMERELPPGTAVLGLDEHTALIIDLESESVRVAGRGGLTVRRPGSLTVLPTGTTTDLGELRSLAEGRAGTSVPLPRPDTASAGAPAEVTLEESIRSCEELFAAAADRPDMVAAAQAVLDLEAEIVKWAADTEEDAGGVEQARELMRLLIARLGERAQAADRRSEGLPALVEPLLALRAELRGKGCYDVADALRDAMGRGGVAVEDTPDGPRWSPAS, encoded by the coding sequence ATGCCCGGTTTGCTGGTGTTGATGGGGTCGGGCGAGACCAGCCCGACCATGGTGGAGATCCACCGCGCCGCCGCGCGGACGCTGCGTGCCGGGGCGCGGGCCGTGCTGCTCGACACCCCGTACGCCTTCCAGGAGAACCGCGCCGACATCTCCGCCCGCGCTCGCGGATACTTCGCGCGCAGCGTCGGCCTGGATGTCGAGGTGGCGCCGGCGATCACCGGCGCCGACTGGGTGTTCTCCGGTCCCGGCAGCCCCACCTACGCGCTCGACCGCTGGGCGGGCTCCGGCGTGGCCGGCGACCTGCGGGCCAGGATCCGCGCCCGCACGGGCGTGACCGTGCTGGCCTCGGCCGCCGCCTGCACCGCCGGCCTGGCGACCGTGCCGGTCTACGAGATCTACAAGGTCGGCGCCGAGCCCCACTGGCGCGAGGGCGTCGACCTGCTGGAGCCGCTCGGGCTGCGAGCGGTGCTGATTCCGCACTTCGACAACGCCGAGGGCGGCACCCACGACACCCGCTACTGCTACCTCGGCGAGCGCCGGCTGTCCCGCATGGAGCGCGAGCTGCCGCCCGGCACGGCGGTGCTCGGGCTCGACGAGCACACCGCCCTGATCATCGACCTGGAAAGCGAGTCGGTGCGCGTCGCCGGGCGCGGCGGCCTGACCGTGCGGCGGCCGGGCTCGCTCACGGTCCTGCCCACGGGCACCACCACCGACCTCGGCGAGCTGCGCAGCCTGGCCGAGGGCCGCGCCGGCACCTCCGTCCCGCTCCCGCGTCCGGACACCGCCTCGGCCGGCGCGCCCGCCGAGGTGACGCTGGAGGAGTCGATCCGCTCCTGCGAGGAGCTCTTCGCCGCCGCCGCCGACCGGCCCGACATGGTGGCGGCGGCGCAGGCCGTGCTCGACCTGGAGGCGGAGATCGTCAAGTGGGCCGCCGACACGGAGGAGGACGCGGGCGGGGTGGAGCAGGCCAGGGAGCTGATGCGGCTGCTCATCGCCCGCCTGGGCGAGCGCGCCCAGGCCGCCGATCGGCGCTCCGAGGGGCTGCCCGCGCTGGTGGAGCCGCTGCTGGCGCTGCGGGCGGAGCTGCGGGGGAAGGGGTGTTACGACGTGGCGGACGCGTTGCGGGATGCGATGGGGCGGGGCGGGGTGGCGGTGGAGGACACTCCGGACGGGCCCCGCTGGAGCCCGGCCTCCTGA
- a CDS encoding acyltransferase family protein has protein sequence MSAAALPAVTPSAPSAARLAWLDALRGIGALAVVAEHLLPWFLPALRPYWFSLGVYGILVFFLVSGYIIPTSLERHGDVRAFWISRFFRLYPLYLAVIALVLALAWWVPVRGEVPRDGSAVAAHATMLLDVVSVGGVADTMWTLSYEMVFYLLVTALFLIRGHDRSGLLSMGFAAGAVVVGLVASGAVLKGGWPAYVSCAVFVVGLAGVLLGRLRTLSACVLGLMAVTLLVLSSRVPWLGTAVLAVMFAGTAIHRWERGTGRLWPVAVTTALVAISPLWAIESGWWWVRADVWITTIGLAGATFAIGMALRGRRLPRVLVWFGLISYSLYLVHHPVLKYFVEISGDLRRAALPVQLGLSVLAVAVIVAASALTYRYVERPMQELGRRVSRRCRHGLQGGGDQRVARQDPGHDRVLGHQERQVPDRVRDHVGQGDPLG, from the coding sequence GTGTCCGCCGCCGCGCTTCCCGCCGTCACGCCCTCCGCCCCGTCCGCCGCGAGGCTCGCCTGGCTGGACGCCCTGCGCGGCATCGGCGCGCTCGCCGTGGTGGCCGAGCACCTGCTGCCCTGGTTCCTGCCCGCGCTCCGGCCCTACTGGTTCAGCCTGGGCGTCTACGGCATCCTGGTCTTCTTCCTGGTCAGCGGCTACATCATCCCGACGTCCCTGGAGCGGCACGGCGACGTCAGAGCCTTCTGGATCAGCCGCTTCTTCCGCCTCTACCCTCTCTACCTCGCCGTCATCGCCCTCGTCCTGGCCCTGGCGTGGTGGGTGCCGGTGCGGGGGGAGGTGCCGCGCGACGGGAGCGCGGTGGCGGCGCACGCCACCATGCTGCTGGACGTCGTCAGCGTCGGCGGCGTGGCCGACACCATGTGGACGCTGTCGTACGAGATGGTGTTCTACCTGCTGGTCACGGCGCTGTTCCTGATCCGCGGGCACGACCGCAGCGGGCTGCTGTCGATGGGGTTCGCGGCGGGGGCCGTGGTGGTGGGGCTGGTGGCGTCGGGCGCGGTGCTCAAGGGCGGGTGGCCGGCGTACGTGTCGTGCGCGGTGTTCGTCGTCGGCCTGGCCGGGGTGCTCCTGGGCAGGCTCCGTACGCTGTCGGCCTGCGTGCTCGGCCTCATGGCGGTGACGTTGCTGGTGCTGAGCAGCCGGGTGCCGTGGCTGGGCACGGCGGTGCTGGCCGTGATGTTCGCGGGCACGGCGATCCACCGGTGGGAGCGCGGGACGGGCCGGTTGTGGCCGGTCGCGGTCACCACGGCGCTCGTTGCGATCTCGCCCCTGTGGGCGATCGAGAGCGGCTGGTGGTGGGTGCGGGCAGACGTGTGGATCACCACGATCGGGCTGGCCGGGGCCACGTTCGCGATCGGGATGGCGCTGCGCGGCCGGCGGCTGCCACGGGTGCTGGTGTGGTTCGGCCTGATCAGCTACTCGCTCTACCTGGTGCACCACCCGGTGCTGAAGTACTTCGTGGAGATCTCCGGCGACCTGCGGCGGGCGGCCCTGCCGGTCCAGCTCGGCCTGTCGGTGCTGGCGGTGGCCGTGATCGTCGCCGCCAGCGCGCTGACCTACCGGTACGTCGAGCGGCCCATGCAGGAGCTGGGCCGCCGCGTGTCACGCCGGTGCCGTCACGGGCTCCAGGGCGGAGGCGATCAGCGGGTGGCGCGCCAGGACCCCGGACACGACAGGGTCCTCGGCCATCAGGAACGCCAGGTGCCTGACCGCGTGCGCGACCACGTTGGCCAGGGCGACCCGCTCGGGTGA
- a CDS encoding acyl-CoA dehydrogenase family protein, with amino-acid sequence MDFELTDEQKAFRETLRAFVDKEIVPVATEWEHSGRYPAEIVDKMKQMGLFGLSVPEEYGGMAADMVSFALVFEEIARGWMGVAGTIGSHSLACWMIARHGTEEQKRQHLPDLATGARRTAIALTEPGAGTDLQGIQTRAVRDGDHYVVTGTKTWITNARHADPLPVLVKTSIAEPAHKGMSVLLVDPSSPGFGVSRDLPKLGYKGTETCEVVLDEVRVPVSCLLGGVEGRGMQQVLGGLELGRVNIAARAVGVAQAAYDAALGYARERTAFGQPISDFQAIQLKLADMATEIQAARLLTYWAASQADGGRRVDMEAGMAKYFASEVALKASLESMRIHGGYGYSQEYVVERLYRDAPLMAIGEGTNDVQRMVIARALVSGKGKVGW; translated from the coding sequence ATGGACTTCGAGCTGACCGACGAGCAGAAGGCGTTCCGCGAGACCCTGCGCGCGTTCGTGGACAAGGAGATCGTGCCGGTGGCGACCGAGTGGGAGCACTCGGGGCGCTATCCCGCCGAGATCGTCGACAAGATGAAGCAGATGGGGCTGTTCGGGCTGTCCGTGCCCGAGGAGTACGGCGGCATGGCGGCCGACATGGTGTCGTTCGCGCTGGTCTTCGAGGAGATCGCGCGCGGCTGGATGGGCGTGGCCGGCACCATCGGCTCCCACTCGCTGGCCTGCTGGATGATCGCCCGCCACGGCACCGAGGAGCAGAAGCGGCAGCACCTGCCCGACCTGGCCACCGGCGCGCGCCGTACCGCGATCGCGCTGACCGAGCCCGGCGCGGGCACCGACCTCCAGGGCATCCAGACCCGCGCCGTCCGCGACGGCGACCACTACGTCGTGACCGGCACCAAGACGTGGATCACCAACGCCCGCCACGCCGACCCGCTGCCCGTCCTCGTCAAGACCTCGATCGCCGAGCCCGCCCACAAGGGCATGTCGGTGCTGCTGGTGGACCCCTCGTCGCCCGGCTTCGGCGTCAGCCGTGACCTGCCCAAGCTCGGCTACAAGGGCACCGAGACGTGCGAGGTGGTGCTCGACGAGGTCCGCGTACCGGTCTCCTGCCTGCTCGGCGGCGTCGAGGGGCGCGGCATGCAGCAGGTGCTCGGCGGGCTGGAGCTGGGCCGCGTCAACATCGCCGCCCGCGCCGTCGGCGTCGCCCAGGCCGCCTACGACGCCGCGCTCGGCTACGCCCGCGAGCGCACCGCCTTCGGGCAGCCGATCTCCGACTTCCAGGCCATCCAGCTCAAGCTCGCCGACATGGCCACGGAGATCCAGGCCGCCCGGCTGCTCACCTACTGGGCCGCGTCCCAGGCCGACGGGGGCAGGCGGGTGGACATGGAGGCGGGCATGGCCAAGTACTTCGCCTCGGAGGTGGCGCTCAAGGCGTCACTGGAGTCGATGCGCATCCACGGCGGGTACGGGTACTCGCAGGAGTACGTGGTCGAACGCCTCTACCGGGACGCGCCGCTGATGGCGATCGGCGAGGGCACCAACGACGTGCAGCGCATGGTCATCGCCCGCGCGCTCGTCTCGGGGAAGGGCAAGGTCGGCTGGTAG
- a CDS encoding ACT domain-containing protein: MLLRLRVSLPDRPGGLGQVAKALGALGADILQVTVLEREAGRAVDDFTVSWPGPVTAAEARERLSAMPGVRVEGVWATKEVPGSAPDYDLLMHVAAEPARGFATLVDALPALCGAEWSVAVADGAVRHASLAAPAEFELPEPPPRAICVEAKEVRLMLLPVLTAGLHVVVARAEGPLFHRAEVERAARIVDVVSKLAARAS, translated from the coding sequence ATGCTGCTGCGACTGAGGGTGTCGTTGCCCGACCGGCCGGGAGGTCTCGGCCAGGTCGCCAAGGCGCTGGGCGCGCTGGGAGCGGACATCCTGCAAGTCACCGTGCTCGAACGCGAGGCCGGCCGCGCCGTGGACGACTTCACCGTCTCCTGGCCGGGGCCGGTGACCGCCGCCGAGGCGCGCGAGCGGCTGTCCGCCATGCCCGGCGTCCGGGTGGAAGGCGTGTGGGCCACCAAGGAGGTGCCGGGCTCCGCCCCCGACTACGACCTGCTCATGCACGTGGCCGCCGAGCCCGCCAGGGGCTTCGCCACGCTCGTGGACGCCCTGCCGGCGTTGTGCGGCGCGGAGTGGTCGGTGGCGGTGGCCGACGGGGCCGTGCGGCACGCCTCGCTGGCCGCGCCCGCCGAGTTCGAGCTGCCGGAGCCGCCGCCGCGGGCCATCTGCGTGGAGGCCAAGGAGGTGCGGCTGATGCTGCTGCCCGTCCTCACGGCCGGGCTGCACGTGGTCGTGGCGCGGGCGGAGGGGCCGCTGTTCCACCGGGCCGAGGTGGAGCGGGCCGCCCGCATCGTGGACGTGGTCTCGAAGCTGGCGGCGCGCGCGTCCTGA
- a CDS encoding ABC transporter ATP-binding protein — protein sequence MSSVVLDKVTKVYPGDYLAVDRLSLRAEDGEFLVLLGPSGCGKSTLLRMIAGLEEITEGELWLDGQMANHLAPRDRDVAMVFQNGALYPHRTVRGNIAFPLEIAKSDPALVRERVTELSKALHIDETLDRRPGTLSGGQRQRVAMGRAIVRQPRLFLMDEPLSNLDAGMRTELRMEISALVRSLGVTTIYVTHDQVEALTLADRIAILNRGVLQDVGTPAQIYNDPATAFVAAFLNSQQLNLLAAGVRTPQNQYVMLDFGPHRLTMPWSDPRAYAISQHTGGQVLVGLRPDGLAPVPESYEGPSFFGRVRALEYHGHEWLAYLECGMPAVPVPEPPDPRARGGRANGDKNGAGKLSGLVRRLFPRQEQEWQDQEQVGANPNSGIHRRSDLIVRLGGRPIWRAGDAAKVGVDLSRIMIFTMDGARIDPPRR from the coding sequence ATGAGCTCGGTCGTTCTCGACAAAGTGACCAAGGTGTATCCGGGCGACTACCTGGCAGTCGACCGGCTGAGCCTCCGGGCCGAAGACGGCGAGTTCCTCGTCCTCCTCGGCCCCTCAGGATGCGGCAAGTCCACGCTGCTGCGCATGATCGCGGGTTTGGAGGAGATCACCGAAGGCGAGCTCTGGTTAGACGGCCAGATGGCCAACCACCTGGCCCCGCGCGACCGCGACGTGGCGATGGTGTTCCAGAACGGCGCCCTCTACCCCCACCGCACGGTCCGCGGGAACATCGCCTTCCCCTTGGAGATCGCCAAGTCCGACCCGGCGCTGGTGCGCGAGCGCGTCACGGAGCTGTCGAAGGCGCTGCACATCGACGAGACGCTGGACCGCCGCCCCGGCACGCTCTCCGGCGGCCAGCGGCAGCGGGTGGCGATGGGCCGGGCGATCGTGCGCCAGCCCAGGCTGTTCCTCATGGACGAGCCGCTGTCGAACCTGGACGCCGGCATGCGCACCGAGCTGCGGATGGAGATCTCGGCGCTGGTCAGGTCGCTCGGCGTCACCACCATCTACGTCACGCACGACCAGGTCGAGGCCCTGACCCTGGCCGACCGGATCGCGATCCTGAATCGCGGCGTCCTCCAGGACGTCGGCACTCCGGCCCAGATTTACAACGATCCAGCGACGGCCTTCGTGGCGGCCTTCCTCAACTCCCAGCAGTTGAACCTGTTGGCGGCGGGTGTCAGGACGCCGCAGAACCAGTACGTGATGCTCGACTTCGGCCCGCACCGGCTCACGATGCCCTGGAGCGATCCCAGGGCGTACGCCATCTCGCAGCACACCGGCGGGCAGGTCCTGGTGGGGCTGCGGCCGGACGGGCTGGCCCCGGTGCCGGAGTCGTACGAGGGGCCGTCGTTCTTCGGGCGGGTGCGGGCGCTGGAGTACCACGGGCACGAGTGGCTGGCGTACCTGGAGTGCGGGATGCCGGCCGTTCCGGTGCCCGAGCCGCCGGACCCGCGCGCCAGGGGCGGGCGCGCCAACGGCGACAAGAACGGCGCGGGCAAGCTGTCGGGCCTGGTGCGGCGGCTGTTCCCGCGCCAGGAGCAGGAGTGGCAGGACCAGGAGCAGGTGGGCGCGAACCCCAACAGCGGCATCCACCGCCGCTCCGACCTGATCGTCCGGCTCGGCGGCCGGCCCATCTGGCGCGCCGGTGACGCCGCCAAGGTCGGGGTGGACCTGTCCCGCATCATGATCTTCACGATGGACGGCGCCCGCATCGACCCACCGCGCCGCTGA
- a CDS encoding LacI family DNA-binding transcriptional regulator, which produces MNGHARLADIAAQAGVSEATVSRVLNGKPGVSAATRQAVMTALDLMGYERPPRLRQRSNGLVGLVTPELDNPIFPAFAQAIEKALTQHGYTPVLCTQLPGGAPEDEFTELLVDRGVSGIVFVSGLHADTTARMDRYTRLTDRGLPIVLVDGYSEHIDAPFISPDDRMAARLAVQHLVDLGHERIGLALGPRRFVPVIRKIEGYRQAMAQLLGAAGLDDLIAHSLFSVEGGQAAAAQLLARGCTGIVCASDLMALGAIRACREKGLSVPAEVSVVGFDDSPLIAFTDPPLTTVRKPIGAMASAAVQTLLEEVNGAPAKHVELIFQPELVVRGSTGSGPLVNR; this is translated from the coding sequence ATGAACGGTCACGCTCGCCTAGCCGACATCGCCGCCCAGGCCGGGGTGAGCGAGGCCACGGTCAGCCGGGTCCTCAACGGGAAACCCGGAGTCTCGGCCGCCACCCGCCAAGCGGTGATGACCGCGCTCGACCTCATGGGCTACGAACGCCCGCCCCGCCTGCGGCAACGCAGCAACGGGCTGGTCGGCCTGGTGACGCCGGAGCTGGACAACCCGATCTTCCCCGCGTTCGCGCAGGCCATCGAGAAGGCGCTGACCCAGCACGGCTACACGCCCGTGCTGTGCACCCAGCTCCCCGGCGGCGCGCCGGAGGACGAGTTCACCGAGCTGCTGGTCGATCGCGGCGTGAGCGGCATTGTGTTCGTCTCAGGGCTGCACGCCGACACCACCGCGCGGATGGACCGCTACACCCGGCTGACCGACCGCGGGCTGCCGATCGTGCTGGTCGACGGCTACAGCGAGCACATCGACGCGCCCTTCATCTCGCCCGACGACCGCATGGCCGCGCGGCTGGCCGTGCAGCACCTGGTCGACCTCGGCCACGAGCGCATCGGCCTGGCGCTGGGGCCGCGCAGGTTCGTGCCGGTGATAAGGAAGATCGAGGGCTACCGGCAGGCGATGGCGCAGCTCCTCGGCGCGGCCGGGCTGGACGACCTGATCGCGCACTCGCTGTTCTCCGTCGAGGGCGGGCAGGCCGCCGCGGCCCAGCTCCTCGCGCGCGGCTGCACCGGCATCGTGTGCGCGAGCGACCTGATGGCGCTGGGCGCGATCCGCGCGTGCAGGGAGAAGGGGCTGTCGGTGCCCGCGGAGGTGTCGGTGGTCGGGTTCGACGACTCGCCGCTGATCGCGTTCACCGACCCGCCGCTGACCACGGTGCGCAAGCCGATAGGAGCGATGGCCTCGGCGGCCGTGCAGACGCTGCTCGAAGAGGTCAACGGCGCGCCCGCCAAGCACGTCGAGCTGATCTTCCAGCCGGAGCTCGTCGTCCGCGGCTCCACCGGCTCAGGGCCTCTGGTGAACCGGTGA
- a CDS encoding FMN-dependent NADH-azoreductase → MSRLLHISASPRGAESISLAIARTFTDEYLATHPGSSADHFDLWDGTLPEFGPAAAHAKMTVFGGGTPAGEQAESWEAAVRTFERFDAYDRYLFSVPMWNSGVPYKLKQFIDVVSQPAMVFDVHPETGYRGLVTGKRAAVVYTSAVWGPGLGPEFGADFQSTFLEEWLRWAGVGDVRAIRHHPTLMGSYENERKQADERAREIARTF, encoded by the coding sequence ATGAGCCGCCTGCTGCACATCTCCGCCTCGCCGCGCGGAGCGGAGTCCATCTCCCTGGCCATCGCCCGCACGTTCACCGACGAGTACCTCGCCACCCACCCCGGCTCCTCCGCCGACCACTTCGACCTGTGGGACGGGACGCTCCCCGAGTTCGGCCCGGCCGCCGCGCACGCCAAGATGACCGTGTTCGGGGGCGGCACGCCTGCGGGCGAGCAGGCGGAGTCCTGGGAGGCGGCCGTGCGCACGTTCGAGCGCTTCGACGCCTACGACCGTTATCTGTTCAGCGTGCCGATGTGGAACTCGGGGGTGCCGTACAAGCTGAAGCAGTTCATCGACGTCGTCAGCCAGCCCGCGATGGTCTTCGACGTGCACCCGGAGACCGGCTACCGCGGCCTCGTCACGGGCAAGCGCGCCGCCGTCGTCTACACCAGCGCGGTGTGGGGGCCGGGGCTGGGGCCCGAGTTCGGGGCAGACTTCCAGTCCACGTTCCTGGAGGAGTGGCTGAGGTGGGCGGGGGTCGGCGACGTGCGGGCGATCCGGCACCATCCGACGCTGATGGGGTCGTACGAGAACGAGCGCAAGCAGGCGGACGAGCGCGCCAGGGAGATCGCCAGGACGTTCTAG
- a CDS encoding glycoside hydrolase family 13 protein, whose protein sequence is MAAWWRDAAIYQVYVRSFADGNGDGIGDLIGVRDRLPYLADLGVDALWLTPFYTSPMADFGYDVADYRDVDPLFGTLADAKALIDEAHEHGLRIIVDVVPNHTSSAHPWFQQALRGERRDRYIFRDQPNDWESIFGGPAWTQVEDGQWYLHLFHPSQPDLDWDSEEVRGEFLSILRFWLDLGVDGFRVDVAHGMVKPAGLPDVGRGNQARMVGREPVPFFDQDGVHDIHRAWRAVLDSYPGERIGVAEAWAPTPERLARYVRPDELHQAFNFHYLFAPWDAAELRTVIDSSLATAGSVGAPTTWVLSNHDVKRHVTRYGSLARARAAALLTLALPGSAYVYNGEELGLPEVLDLPAELCQDPQRLRDPDSGRDGCRVPMPWTRDGGWTDPWLPIPAAWAELSVQAQHGVPGSTLELYRQALRLRREIEGELVWHDSPEGTLVFSRGTFVCAVNLTDTPVDLGVDGELLIASDVPGAADSAAWWKVK, encoded by the coding sequence ATGGCCGCTTGGTGGCGAGACGCCGCGATCTACCAGGTCTACGTGCGCAGTTTCGCCGACGGCAACGGTGACGGCATCGGTGACCTGATCGGCGTACGCGATCGCCTGCCGTACCTGGCCGACCTGGGTGTGGACGCTCTCTGGCTGACGCCGTTCTACACCTCGCCGATGGCCGACTTCGGCTACGACGTGGCCGACTACCGCGATGTCGACCCGCTCTTCGGCACGCTCGCGGACGCCAAGGCGCTCATCGACGAGGCCCACGAGCACGGCCTGCGGATCATCGTGGACGTCGTGCCGAACCACACCTCCTCCGCCCACCCCTGGTTCCAGCAGGCGCTGCGCGGCGAGAGACGCGATCGTTACATCTTCCGCGACCAGCCGAACGACTGGGAGTCGATCTTCGGCGGGCCCGCCTGGACGCAGGTCGAGGACGGGCAGTGGTACCTGCACCTGTTCCACCCGTCCCAGCCGGACCTCGACTGGGACAGCGAGGAGGTGCGCGGGGAGTTCCTGTCGATCCTGCGCTTCTGGCTCGACCTGGGCGTGGACGGCTTCCGCGTGGACGTCGCGCACGGCATGGTCAAGCCGGCCGGCCTGCCCGACGTCGGCCGCGGCAACCAGGCCAGGATGGTCGGCAGGGAGCCGGTGCCGTTCTTCGACCAGGACGGCGTGCACGACATCCACCGCGCCTGGCGCGCCGTGCTCGACTCCTACCCCGGCGAGCGGATCGGCGTGGCCGAGGCCTGGGCGCCGACCCCCGAGCGGCTGGCCAGGTACGTCCGCCCCGACGAGCTGCACCAGGCGTTCAACTTCCACTACCTGTTCGCCCCCTGGGACGCCGCCGAGCTGCGTACGGTGATCGACTCCTCGCTGGCCACGGCCGGCTCGGTCGGCGCGCCGACCACCTGGGTGCTGTCGAACCACGACGTCAAGCGGCACGTCACCCGCTACGGCAGCCTGGCCCGCGCTCGCGCCGCCGCGCTGCTGACGCTCGCCCTGCCCGGCTCCGCGTACGTCTACAACGGCGAGGAGCTCGGCCTGCCCGAGGTGCTCGACCTGCCGGCGGAGCTGTGCCAGGACCCGCAGCGGCTGCGCGACCCCGACAGCGGCCGCGACGGCTGCCGCGTGCCGATGCCGTGGACGCGCGACGGCGGCTGGACCGATCCGTGGCTGCCCATCCCCGCCGCGTGGGCCGAGCTGAGCGTGCAGGCCCAGCACGGCGTGCCCGGCTCGACGCTGGAGCTGTACCGCCAGGCCCTGCGGCTGCGCAGAGAGATCGAGGGCGAGCTGGTTTGGCACGACTCGCCGGAGGGCACGCTGGTGTTCTCCCGCGGTACGTTCGTCTGCGCCGTCAACCTGACCGACACGCCCGTGGACCTCGGCGTCGACGGCGAGCTCCTGATCGCCTCCGATGTCCCTGGAGCAGCGGATTCGGCGGCCTGGTGGAAAGTAAAGTAA